From Nitrospinota bacterium, a single genomic window includes:
- the htpX gene encoding zinc metalloprotease HtpX, with the protein MTNTFKTGILLICLTALIMVIGRYFGGQQGMIIAFIFAMMMNFGSYWFSDKIVLKMYRAKEVTPHEEPELHSIVSVLAMKANIPKPKIYTIPSETPNAFATGRNPNHAAVAVTQGIQRILNREELEGVLAHELSHVKNRDILISSIAATLAGVIMMIASWARWAAIFGGIGRGSDDDNNGGIFGFLVVAILAPLAATLIQLAISRSREYLADSTGARIAGNPAGLANALEKLSYASKRIPMEANPSTAHMFIVNPLSARSLMNLFSTHPPIEKRVEKLKRMS; encoded by the coding sequence ATGACCAATACTTTTAAAACGGGTATACTCCTTATCTGCTTAACAGCGCTGATAATGGTTATAGGGAGGTATTTTGGCGGTCAACAGGGAATGATTATTGCCTTTATATTCGCGATGATGATGAATTTTGGAAGCTACTGGTTTTCAGATAAAATCGTGCTTAAAATGTATAGAGCCAAAGAGGTCACTCCTCACGAAGAACCAGAATTACACTCAATTGTATCAGTGCTGGCTATGAAAGCCAATATACCCAAACCAAAAATCTATACGATCCCCTCTGAAACCCCGAATGCCTTTGCTACTGGAAGGAACCCTAATCATGCTGCAGTAGCGGTCACTCAAGGAATACAAAGAATTTTAAACAGGGAAGAATTAGAAGGGGTTTTGGCCCATGAATTATCCCATGTTAAAAATAGAGACATCCTGATAAGCTCTATTGCAGCTACTCTGGCAGGGGTAATTATGATGATTGCCTCCTGGGCAAGATGGGCAGCGATCTTTGGCGGGATAGGAAGAGGGAGCGATGATGATAATAATGGAGGGATTTTTGGGTTTTTGGTTGTTGCTATTTTAGCTCCTTTAGCCGCTACTTTAATTCAATTAGCTATATCGAGGTCCAGAGAGTATCTCGCAGACTCTACAGGAGCCAGGATAGCTGGAAATCCCGCGGGTCTGGCAAATGCATTGGAAAAATTAAGCTATGCCTCGAAAAGGATTCCTATGGAAGCAAATCCATCAACAGCCCATATGTTTATCGTGAATCCTTTATCTGCGAGATCATTAATGAATCTCTTTAGCACCCACCCTCCGATTGAGAAAAGAGTCGAAAAATTAAAGAGAATGTCTTAA
- a CDS encoding nucleotide exchange factor GrpE, which translates to MEDKKERRNIKEENNKSQFSVSDKRFWAKKREGEEEAKEPVEKHPTFVEQLKTELENKDKKLREYIDSFKKMQKENDNFRNRLEKDSIKSVEREKSKFIAKFLEIMDNLDRAVDSAKKTGDINSLIEGIKMIHNQFSNFLKTEGVEPIETIGKEFDPNVGEAVEVLSVSNKKDDNVVLEEIQKGYKMNDLLIRPAKVRVGKLIQKTSKEDQ; encoded by the coding sequence ATGGAAGATAAAAAAGAGAGAAGAAATATCAAGGAAGAAAACAACAAATCTCAATTTTCGGTTAGTGATAAGCGTTTTTGGGCAAAGAAGAGAGAAGGAGAGGAGGAAGCAAAAGAACCAGTGGAAAAACACCCTACCTTCGTGGAACAGTTAAAAACAGAGCTTGAAAACAAAGATAAAAAGTTAAGGGAATATATTGATTCCTTTAAGAAAATGCAAAAAGAAAATGATAATTTCAGGAATCGATTAGAAAAAGATTCTATAAAAAGCGTTGAAAGGGAAAAATCTAAATTTATTGCTAAGTTCCTTGAGATAATGGACAATCTTGATAGAGCTGTTGATTCTGCCAAAAAGACAGGGGACATTAACTCCCTTATCGAAGGTATTAAGATGATCCATAACCAATTTTCAAATTTTTTAAAGACGGAAGGTGTAGAACCTATAGAAACTATTGGTAAAGAATTTGACCCGAATGTTGGAGAAGCAGTAGAGGTTTTGTCGGTATCTAACAAAAAGGATGATAATGTTGTATTAGAGGAAATCCAAAAAGGTTATAAGATGAACGATCTATTAATAAGACCGGCTAAGGTGAGGGTTGGAAAGCTCATTCAAAAAACTTCTAAAGAGGATCAATGA
- a CDS encoding DUF1844 domain-containing protein, which yields MNQEKNGDKGFKVTDRRFESISENERKKKDETIDKEQKKSEGTFEEEQKEKPPLPEVNFTNFILSLSTSVLLNFGDIPDPVSKEKKKDLNMAKQTIDIIGMLQEKTKGNLNKEEESLIESLLYDLRMRYVKESSQ from the coding sequence ATGAATCAAGAAAAAAATGGTGACAAAGGTTTTAAAGTAACCGATCGGAGATTCGAATCAATCTCAGAAAACGAGAGAAAAAAGAAAGACGAAACCATAGATAAAGAACAGAAAAAATCAGAGGGAACATTCGAGGAAGAACAGAAAGAAAAGCCTCCCCTTCCTGAAGTAAATTTTACCAACTTTATCTTGTCACTTAGCACCTCTGTTCTTTTGAACTTTGGCGATATTCCTGACCCGGTTTCAAAGGAAAAGAAAAAGGATCTAAACATGGCAAAACAGACCATAGATATTATTGGAATGCTACAGGAAAAGACCAAAGGAAATCTTAATAAAGAGGAAGAATCACTTATAGAGAGTCTCCTTTACGATCTGAGAATGAGATACGTCAAAGAGAGTAGCCAATAA
- a CDS encoding Gldg family protein — translation MNPKKGLLTNFLTKRSTRYGVNMLLMILIFLGIIIFIEAISVRHHKRIDLTEDSRYSLSQQSRQVLSSLQKDVKATAFYKEGQRDKDSIRDLLDQFVYHSKRFKFEFIDPDRNPVKANKYKIDSYGTIVVESNGRQEKVYMGDEEKITNAILKATSDKKKTIHFVKGHGENEILDFGKDGYSAAKMALEDENYYVKELFLLREEMPHDASLLVISGPKKDFFEPEIEKIETYIEKGGRVLFMIDPYTSSRIKEFLKKYSVILGDDIIVDVLSRLFGADYLTPVVSNYRYHPITKDFNIASFFPVSRSVEVDKEIKEGISAEILVSTGDGSWSETDKKSIEEGKPAFDDKKDRKGPIPVAAVVTIENKSKGEDDKKTRKASLVVFGDSNFANNTYFRLSGNGDLFLNTIGWLAEEGELIAIRKKRKNISPVVLTRFQGKVVFWSSVIFLPLTVLLIGAVVFQKRRKK, via the coding sequence ATGAATCCCAAAAAGGGCCTACTGACAAATTTTCTCACAAAGCGTTCTACCAGATACGGTGTGAATATGTTATTGATGATACTTATCTTTTTGGGTATCATTATCTTTATCGAGGCTATCTCGGTAAGACATCATAAAAGAATTGATTTAACAGAAGATAGTAGATACTCACTGTCTCAACAATCCCGCCAAGTCCTCTCGTCTCTTCAAAAAGATGTTAAAGCAACCGCTTTTTATAAAGAGGGACAGAGAGATAAAGATTCAATCAGGGACCTTTTAGATCAGTTTGTGTATCATTCTAAACGATTCAAGTTTGAATTCATTGACCCTGATCGAAATCCTGTTAAAGCCAATAAATATAAGATTGATTCTTACGGAACGATAGTCGTGGAAAGCAACGGGAGACAAGAAAAGGTCTATATGGGAGATGAGGAAAAGATTACCAATGCTATTTTAAAGGCCACAAGCGATAAAAAAAAGACGATCCATTTTGTCAAAGGGCACGGAGAAAATGAAATATTAGATTTTGGCAAAGATGGTTATAGTGCTGCAAAAATGGCTTTAGAGGATGAAAACTACTATGTCAAAGAGTTATTCCTTCTAAGAGAAGAGATGCCTCATGATGCTTCTCTTTTGGTTATAAGCGGTCCTAAAAAAGACTTTTTCGAGCCAGAGATAGAGAAGATTGAGACTTACATAGAAAAAGGGGGAAGGGTTTTATTCATGATAGATCCTTATACCTCTTCTCGTATTAAAGAGTTTTTAAAAAAATACAGTGTTATATTAGGGGATGATATTATTGTTGATGTACTGAGTCGTTTGTTTGGGGCAGATTATCTGACACCTGTTGTTTCAAACTATAGATATCATCCTATCACCAAGGATTTTAACATAGCATCCTTTTTCCCTGTATCTCGTTCTGTAGAAGTAGATAAAGAAATAAAAGAAGGGATCTCAGCAGAAATTCTGGTCTCCACAGGTGATGGAAGCTGGTCTGAAACGGATAAAAAGAGTATAGAAGAAGGAAAACCTGCCTTTGATGACAAAAAGGATCGTAAGGGGCCTATACCTGTTGCTGCGGTGGTAACGATTGAAAACAAATCGAAAGGGGAAGATGATAAAAAAACTCGAAAGGCAAGCCTGGTTGTTTTTGGAGACTCAAATTTTGCAAACAATACTTATTTTAGGCTCTCAGGGAATGGAGATCTTTTTCTTAATACAATAGGCTGGTTGGCTGAAGAGGGAGAACTGATAGCAATCAGAAAAAAAAGAAAGAATATAAGCCCCGTTGTTTTAACCAGATTCCAAGGAAAAGTAGTATTTTGGTCCTCGGTAATTTTCCTCCCCTTGACCGTCCTTCTGATTGGAGCTGTTGTATTCCAAAAAAGGAGAAAGAAATGA
- a CDS encoding ATP-binding cassette domain-containing protein: MIEVENLTKFYGAKPAIQDISFKVEKGEILGLLGPNAAGKTTTMRILTCFFPATSGSAKVAGFDVFKESINVRKRIGYLPENVPLYTDMSVSSYLNFVAQVKGVPLRNRKKSISRVIDHCGIGEFSRVIIGKLSKGYRQRVGLAQALLNDPEVLILDEPTIGLDPRQIIEIRNLIKNMAGEKTIILSTHILPEVSMTCQRVIIINQGKVVTIDTPENLNKKLRKSMELELSIEGQPDNIIKCLKDVKGVLSVTKKEDPHENVSSYLIESDKNLDIRKDLSKIIVQNNFGLLEMKSIDMSLEDIFIKLVTEEKGEY, from the coding sequence ATGATAGAAGTAGAAAATTTAACCAAATTTTATGGGGCTAAACCAGCCATACAAGATATATCCTTTAAAGTAGAAAAAGGGGAAATCCTTGGACTTTTAGGCCCAAACGCAGCCGGCAAAACAACGACAATGAGGATACTAACCTGTTTTTTCCCTGCTACCAGCGGTTCAGCTAAAGTTGCTGGTTTTGACGTTTTCAAAGAATCTATTAATGTCCGAAAAAGGATTGGTTATCTCCCAGAAAATGTACCATTGTATACTGATATGTCTGTATCGAGTTATCTTAACTTTGTCGCTCAGGTAAAAGGTGTTCCTCTCAGAAACAGGAAAAAAAGTATCTCAAGAGTAATAGACCATTGTGGTATTGGAGAATTCTCTCGTGTAATTATAGGAAAGTTATCTAAGGGATATCGCCAAAGGGTTGGTTTGGCTCAGGCACTATTAAATGATCCGGAAGTACTCATTTTAGACGAACCAACCATTGGTTTGGACCCGAGACAGATCATAGAGATCAGAAACCTCATTAAAAACATGGCAGGTGAAAAGACAATTATTTTAAGCACTCATATCCTGCCAGAAGTGAGCATGACTTGCCAGAGAGTAATCATTATTAATCAAGGTAAGGTCGTAACAATTGACACCCCAGAAAATTTAAATAAGAAACTCCGTAAATCCATGGAATTAGAGCTATCGATTGAAGGTCAACCTGATAATATCATCAAATGTTTAAAAGATGTTAAAGGGGTTTTGAGCGTCACTAAAAAAGAAGATCCTCATGAAAATGTTAGTAGCTACTTAATAGAATCGGATAAAAACCTAGATATCAGAAAAGACCTCTCTAAGATCATCGTTCAGAATAACTTTGGGCTTTTGGAAATGAAATCTATCGACATGAGTCTCGAAGATATATTCATTAAATTGGTTACCGAGGAAAAAGGAGAATATTAA
- a CDS encoding ABC transporter permease, translating to MRNIYPIFKKEVASYFSSPIAYIVITIFLLISGYLFYSGFAFFSLISLRSMGNPAILGKLNINEGVIKPLYGNMSIILLLMMPLLTMKLFSEEKKSGTIELLLTYPIKDLEAILGKFFACLLLFFFMLLSTALYPLLLILFAKPEIGPILSIYLGLFLMGTAFISLGILASSLTENQIIAATITFGTLFFLFLIGWASSFVGSSFGKILEHLSIMNHFTNFSKGIIDTKDIIFYINFTIFSLFLTSRSLESKKWRG from the coding sequence ATGAGAAACATCTATCCTATTTTTAAGAAGGAAGTAGCTTCTTATTTTTCTTCTCCTATTGCATATATCGTAATCACAATATTCCTTTTGATATCAGGTTATCTTTTCTATAGCGGTTTTGCATTCTTTAGCCTGATAAGTCTTCGGTCTATGGGTAATCCAGCAATACTAGGAAAATTGAATATCAATGAAGGAGTGATAAAACCCTTATATGGAAATATGAGCATCATTCTCTTATTGATGATGCCCCTATTAACTATGAAGCTCTTTTCCGAAGAGAAAAAGAGCGGCACGATTGAACTGCTATTAACCTATCCTATTAAAGATTTAGAAGCGATTCTGGGAAAATTCTTTGCTTGTCTCTTACTCTTCTTCTTTATGCTATTATCAACCGCTCTTTATCCTCTTTTATTAATCCTCTTTGCAAAACCTGAAATTGGCCCAATCCTCTCTATTTACCTTGGTCTTTTTCTTATGGGGACTGCCTTTATTTCATTAGGAATCTTGGCCTCCTCCTTGACTGAGAACCAAATCATAGCTGCAACGATCACTTTCGGTACTCTTTTTTTCCTTTTCCTAATCGGCTGGGCATCCAGTTTTGTTGGCAGTTCATTTGGAAAAATTTTAGAGCATTTATCTATTATGAACCATTTTACGAATTTTTCTAAAGGAATAATCGATACCAAGGATATTATTTTCTATATCAATTTCACTATCTTCTCTCTCTTCCTCACCTCGAGATCTCTTGAATCTAAAAAATGGAGGGGTTAA
- the dnaJ gene encoding molecular chaperone DnaJ, with protein sequence MATTTKRDYYEVLGVKRNATETEIKKAYKKLARKYHPDVNPNNKEAEEKFKKISEAYHVLSNKELRKKYDQFGHSERWAQEFGGFDFSGFDFKNPFSSAGFGSIVEDIFGTTTKTKTRAPSKGKDLQYSMEIGFIDAVKGISTNISINKEASCSECSGSGLKEGGSKSTCPDCRGSGQINVSKGHLRFSQTCNRCFGTGYLNMEPCKNCNGKGTVLKNERLRVKIPAGVDTGSKVRLAGKGEPGINGGSLGDLYIITKVHPHPLFERRGDNIYTELPITIGEAVFGAKIEVPTIDGQSLMKIPPGTQNGQKFRLYGKGVPHLKGGGRGDQYITVKISIPKNLDENSKELLKEFERLNPHKPRKDIKV encoded by the coding sequence ATGGCTACAACAACAAAAAGAGACTATTATGAAGTACTTGGCGTTAAAAGAAATGCCACTGAAACTGAAATCAAAAAGGCTTATAAAAAATTAGCTCGAAAATACCATCCTGATGTTAACCCAAACAATAAAGAGGCAGAAGAGAAGTTTAAAAAAATCTCAGAGGCATATCATGTACTGTCAAATAAAGAGTTGAGGAAGAAGTATGACCAGTTCGGTCATAGTGAAAGATGGGCTCAAGAGTTTGGAGGTTTTGATTTCAGTGGCTTTGACTTTAAAAACCCATTTTCATCTGCAGGATTTGGATCGATAGTTGAAGATATTTTCGGAACCACGACCAAAACGAAAACCCGCGCTCCTTCCAAGGGAAAAGACCTTCAGTATTCTATGGAAATCGGTTTTATAGATGCTGTGAAAGGGATCTCAACAAATATCAGTATAAACAAAGAGGCAAGCTGTTCTGAATGTAGTGGTTCAGGTTTAAAAGAGGGTGGTAGCAAATCAACCTGCCCGGATTGCAGGGGTTCCGGACAAATCAATGTCTCAAAAGGCCATCTAAGATTTAGTCAAACGTGCAATAGATGCTTTGGCACGGGATATTTAAACATGGAACCCTGCAAAAATTGTAATGGCAAAGGCACTGTATTAAAAAATGAAAGATTAAGGGTAAAAATACCGGCTGGTGTTGATACGGGTTCAAAGGTCAGACTGGCTGGAAAAGGAGAACCTGGGATAAATGGTGGTAGTTTAGGCGACCTTTATATTATTACTAAGGTCCATCCTCACCCACTTTTTGAGAGAAGGGGTGATAATATATATACTGAACTCCCCATTACCATTGGTGAAGCTGTTTTTGGTGCAAAGATTGAGGTTCCCACAATAGATGGACAAAGCCTTATGAAAATTCCTCCAGGAACCCAAAATGGACAAAAGTTTCGCTTGTATGGTAAAGGGGTCCCTCATCTCAAAGGTGGTGGAAGAGGTGATCAATATATAACTGTGAAGATTTCGATACCAAAAAATTTAGATGAGAATTCCAAAGAGCTTTTAAAAGAATTCGAAAGATTAAATCCTCATAAACCACGGAAAGATATTAAAGTTTAG
- a CDS encoding DNA-directed RNA polymerase subunit omega — MMRKDRLSDAIKKIPNRFLFINVVVKRIHQLKKDNNIIKNDDISLEDRALEELIDGKLEISFKDKTKNQEEKK, encoded by the coding sequence ATGATGAGAAAAGATAGATTATCTGATGCAATAAAAAAGATTCCTAATAGATTTCTTTTTATTAATGTTGTGGTAAAAAGGATTCATCAATTAAAAAAAGATAATAATATCATTAAAAATGATGATATCTCCCTTGAAGATAGGGCTTTGGAAGAATTGATAGATGGTAAACTTGAAATCAGTTTCAAAGATAAAACAAAAAATCAAGAAGAAAAAAAATGA
- the dnaJ gene encoding molecular chaperone DnaJ encodes MIKKDYYEVLGVPRNASGEEIKKSYRKMALKYHPDRNPGDKNSEEKFKEASEAYEVLRDPEKRTIYDRYGHEGLRGTGFTGFKGFEDIFSSFSDIFEDFFGFGGFTETRRRSVEQRGADLRYDLNISLEEAAFGKETEIAFEKYDECKTCNGSGAKKGTSPKRCPTCGGRGHVTTSQGFFSISRTCPHCRGEGTTIPNPCTQCKGRGLVKVKKNLTVKIPAGVDTGARLRLEGEGEAGLKGGPRGDLYIRINVEPHEFFHREGDDILCQATISFPQATLGDEIEVPTLNGPKKAKIPKGIQHGETIRLKRGGIQNLKGFGKGDQIIQFLIKTPTNLSRKEEDLLREFDGLERNKKTEEKGFFSRFKNN; translated from the coding sequence ATGATAAAGAAGGATTATTATGAAGTATTAGGAGTACCTCGAAACGCTTCTGGAGAGGAAATTAAAAAGAGCTATAGAAAAATGGCTCTAAAGTATCATCCTGATAGAAACCCTGGGGATAAAAATTCGGAAGAAAAGTTTAAAGAGGCTTCTGAGGCCTACGAAGTACTTAGAGATCCTGAAAAAAGGACGATTTATGATAGATATGGTCATGAAGGGCTCAGGGGAACTGGTTTTACTGGATTCAAAGGTTTTGAAGATATTTTTTCAAGCTTTAGTGATATATTTGAAGATTTCTTTGGTTTTGGTGGTTTTACAGAAACGAGGCGAAGGTCAGTAGAGCAAAGGGGAGCTGACCTGAGGTATGATCTAAACATATCTCTTGAAGAAGCTGCTTTTGGAAAGGAAACCGAGATCGCCTTTGAGAAGTATGATGAATGTAAGACATGTAATGGCTCCGGCGCTAAAAAGGGAACATCCCCTAAAAGATGTCCAACCTGTGGAGGAAGAGGACATGTAACAACCTCTCAAGGCTTCTTTAGTATCAGCAGAACATGTCCACATTGCAGAGGAGAAGGAACAACAATACCGAATCCGTGTACACAATGTAAAGGGAGAGGGCTTGTAAAGGTTAAAAAGAATTTAACAGTAAAGATTCCCGCAGGTGTAGATACTGGTGCGAGGCTCAGATTGGAAGGGGAAGGGGAAGCTGGTTTGAAAGGAGGACCGAGAGGAGATCTATACATTCGTATCAATGTAGAGCCTCATGAATTCTTCCATAGGGAGGGAGATGACATTTTGTGTCAGGCAACCATCTCATTTCCTCAGGCAACCCTAGGCGATGAAATCGAAGTCCCCACTCTTAATGGTCCAAAAAAAGCCAAGATTCCTAAAGGAATCCAGCACGGAGAAACGATTAGATTAAAGAGAGGAGGTATCCAGAATTTGAAAGGTTTTGGAAAAGGTGATCAGATAATACAATTTCTTATCAAAACCCCAACAAATCTCTCCAGGAAAGAAGAAGACCTTTTGAGAGAATTTGACGGTTTGGAAAGGAATAAAAAAACAGAAGAAAAGGGATTTTTTTCCAGATTTAAGAACAATTAG